Proteins encoded within one genomic window of Carassius gibelio isolate Cgi1373 ecotype wild population from Czech Republic chromosome A4, carGib1.2-hapl.c, whole genome shotgun sequence:
- the LOC127972266 gene encoding ceramide kinase, giving the protein MEKQSRLLCSELCVQRRLFEVTLNRTALAWKDTEITKKHTGRAIYGAVKAGIHCVPVCEIIAVQEKEDDSPCKDTGKWQKVPPSPADSYQHAFTVFYIERMRQHCWRCSNVTFHCSVHSTCLLWVQTIREQLALLTNRPKNLLVYINPYGGKQRGKQIYDHKVSPIFSRASISTDVIVTERANHARDHLKMEADLKKYDGVVCVGGDGMFSEIMHGLVSRTQQEAGVDDNSTEETLMPCGLRIGIIPAGSTDCICYATVGSNDPVTSALHIVVGDSQPMDVCSVHNEDHFLRYSVSLLGYGFYGDVLTDSERKRWMGPARYDISGVKTFLSHRYYEGTVSFLPAEGNSGTPRDKMLCRSGCSICQQSSSDELVSKNEDSVSDAECQDTWTVIRGKFLAINAASMSCACPRSPKGLSPSAHLADGSTDLILVRRCSRLNFLRHLLRHTNKKDQFDHSFVEVYRVKQFRFTPRYQECDSEVDLRESGATGKQFLSQICKEHRACGCMPSQSNWNCDGEILPHTAIQVRVHNQLIKLFARGIEEQPVFEDPFAHCAI; this is encoded by the exons ATGGAGAAGCAGTCGCGTCTGTTGTGCTCCGAGCTGTGTGTTCAGCGTAGACTGTTTGAGGTCACATTAAACCGCACGGCTCTTGCGTGGAAAGACACAGAGATCACCAAAAAACACACCGGACGCGCCATATATGGAGCTGTCAAAGCGG GTATTCATTGTGTCCCAGTGTGTGAAATTATAGCAGTTCaggaaaaagaagatgactctccTTGTAAAGACACTGGGAAATGGCAGAAGGTTCCTCCGAGCCCAGCGGACTCATACCAGCATGCTTTCACAG tgttCTACATAGAGAGGATGAGGCAGCACTGCTGGCGGTGCAGCAATGTGACTTTTCACTGCTCTGTACATTCCACGTGTCTGCTCTGGGTCCAAACTATTAGGGAACAACTTGCATTGTTGA CCAATCGACCAAAGAATTTGCTAGTGTACATCAACCCCTATGGAGGAAAACAACGTGGGAAGCAGATTTACGATCACAAAGTGTCCCCCATCTTTTCCCGGGCTTCCATTTCCACCGATGTGATTG TTACCGAGCGTGCAAATCATGCCAGGGACCACCTCAAGATGGAGGCTGATCTGAAGAAGTATGATGG TGTGGTGTGTGTTGGAGGAGATGGCATGTTCAGCGAGATTATGCATGGCCTTGTCTCCCGTACACAGCAAGAAGCAGGTGTGGACGACAACTCTACGGAGGAGACCCTTATGCCATGTGGACTTCGCATTGGCATCATTCCTGCAG GTTCGACTGACTGTATATGCTACGCAACGGTTGGCTCAAATGATCCTGTCACCTCAGCACTGCACATCGTTGTGG GTGATTCTCAGCCAATGGATGTCTGCTCAGTGCACAATGAAGACCACTTCCTGCGTTACTCTGTGTCACTATTGGGTTACGGGTTCTACGGAGATGTGCTGACAGACAGTGAGAGGAAGCGCTGGATGGGTCCGGCCCGTTACGATATCTCAG gtgTTAAAACGTTTCTGTCACATCGCTACTATGAGGGAACAGTGTCTTTTTTACCTGCTGAAGGGAACTCAGGAACTCCCAGAGACAAAATGCTGTGCCGATCTGG GTGTAGTATCTGTCAGCAATCGTCTTCTGATGAACTGGTCAGCAAAAATGAAGACAGCGTTTCTGATGCTG AGTGTCAGGATACATGGACGGTCATCAGAGGAAAGTTCTTGGCCATCAATGCAGCCAGCATGAGTTGTGCATGTCCTCGTAGTCCTAAAGGTCTGTCGCCATCAGCGCACTTAGCAGATGGAAGTACTGACCTCATCCTCGTCAGGAGGTGCTCCAGACTCAACTTCCTGCGCCACCTGCTGCGCCACACCAATAAGAAAGACCAG TTTGATCACTCTTTTGTGGAGGTGTACCGGGTCAAGCAGTTCCGATTCACCCCCAGATACCAGGAGTGTGATTCCGAAGTGGACCTGAGAGAGAGCGGAGCAACAGGCAAGCAGTTTCTTAGTCAGATCTGCAAGGAGCACAGAGCCTGTGGCTGCATGCCTTCCCAGAGCAACTGGAACTGTGATGGAGAGATCCTTCCACACACTGCCATTCAAGTCCG GGTCCACAACCAATTGATCAAGCTGTTTGCGAGAGGCATTGAAGAGCAGCCGGTGTTTGAGGACCCGTTTGCTCACTGTGCAATATAG